TATCCCCTATTTAGCCAATGAGTCTTAATAATTTGAACTGTCATTTGATAGTAGTTAGGATGAACTGTCATTTGTTTAAGTAGATGGCGCTACAAGTTCAGATTCTGTGTGGTAAGCTCACCACTAGTTAGAAGTGGTGACAACACCTTATGCAggttgcaaccaaacaccatgtcatatgtgcgcctaatgcaatgcgggcaaccaaaTGCCAGGTCGAAAATGGTTTTCGCATGCAACTAggggcatgcaggcaaccaaactataTGCATCTGGAGTTTTTTGGCCTGCATTCCCTCAAACCGGCTCAATAGAGCCAGGCTCGCCGGGCTAGGTTGGATCGACAATGTAACCAAGCACGCCCTATACCCATGGGACGAATTGCTGGGTTGACAGGTGTTGCACTTCAACAGATGTTAGTACGGTACTGGTGCATACCAACATTCGAAAAAATAAACGTTGTTACTGTACTGGGTGGTAAAACCATAAATGAACGGGGGAGGAAGTTGCCCGGAAGCTCGCGTGGGCGACGGATGAGGCAAAACAATAAAGCGCTGGAAATGCTTGGCAGAGTCCCTTCTTAGTGCGGGTGCAGCTTGATGAGGGGTGGTGTCGTCGCCTAGCTTGGAATGGCAATGCGCGTAGCAACCACGCAGCGCTCCACCCTTTCCAAATCGATGCCGCGGCAAAGCATCCGACGCGAGCTGCCTGCCATACGTACATTACTACCAGACGCGAGCTCGCGCTGGTCCTTTCCTTGGCGACTAGAGTAGACTACTAGTTCGTTCGAGCGCCGCGACACTCTCCTCGGCTCCTCCTCCGAGTCTCCAGTCTCCACCACTGCCTTCCCGGAGCTGCCTGTTCCCATGGCGCTCTCCCGccgccttctcctcttcctctccctcgtcgCCGTGACGGCGGTCACCGGCACCTCCGAGATCATCGTGACCAGGTGCTacccgccgccgacgcccgctGTCAACGGCAGCACCAGCGCGTTCCGCCGCGATCTCCTCTCGCTACTCGACGCCCTCCCCTCGGCAGCCGCGCCGACGGGCTTCGCCTCCATGCGGACCGGCGGCGCGTTCGCCCGCGGCCTCTGCTTCGGCGACCCCGCGCCGGACCCCTGCTTCCGCTGCCTGTCTGACGCCGGCAGGAAGATCACCGACCTGTGCGGACACGCCAACCGGCGCGCGGGCTTCCTGGACGACGGCTGCTTCCTGGGCTACTCCGGCGCCAACGCGTCCTCCGCCGGCGCGGACGACGACGACATCAGTGGCGTGACATTCTCCGGCGACGCCCTCCCGCTCTTCGACAACGTCGACGTGCAGAAGCTCGTGGCCGTGGCGCGGTCCCTGGTTCCGCGGTCCGCGAACGGCCAGGTGGCAGCCGCCGACGCGACTGCCACGGCGAGCAACGGCGAGCAACGGCGACACAGTGCGCGTGCTGGCACAGTGCGCGACGGACCGCGCCCCGGCGGAGTGCGCCCGGTGCCTGCGGGATTCGTCGCTGCAGATGGCCCAGAGCTGGGGGCTCACGCTCACCGCCAGCGCCGTGCAAACGGTTCTCGCCTCGAACTGCTACCTCCGCTTCGAGATATCGGCACCGCCGCTGCCCGTGAGAGAGAAGATTCGTGAGTATTGCTACATAACTCCGGCCGGTAGATTTCATGGCGATTCTATTTCTATCTCTAACTTGTGATGCGCTGCGCTGCAGGGAGGATCGTAAAGGATAACATCGTCCTGACTGTGTGCATTGGCTTCATCGTCGCCGGGGTTATCATCCTGCTGCTAGTTCATGTATGCCGCCTGGTGATGAGGAAGGTCGGGAATGCTGCTGCAGCACCAGGTATACATCCGCAATCTTTCTGACTGTGTACTACCTACGTTTCCGCCTCGTTGTTGAGAAATATACATCCGCAATCTTAAGTCTTAACACAACTATCTTTATCTCCAGCGGCGGAAGGGAAGCCATGATCTGACCGGGATAAGAAGGAAGAAGACCGAATAAAAGCAAGGAGCCATCTGCAGGACATGAGAGGGCGCTGGCTGGATCGGGCGTTACCGACTTCCTGCACGAGCACATAGCTAGCTAGGGTCGTGTTACTGTTATGTTGATCTGTTCTATATGCATTTGGATGCTTGGTACTCCATTTTACTACTGCTCTGTTCCGTCATCTTCCGCTAATCTTCTTCTTGATAGTGGAACCCGGTCGTTTGGCGCGATCCTATGTGTGGAAACCTAATGCTGATGTACAGTTTTTCTCCCTTCTAAATGAAAAGGCAAAGCACCTGCCATTGCCCGTCAAAAAAGAAACATAATGCTGATCTTTATAAGATCTTTAGCAGATGTTGATCTCTTCTCTGTAGTTGCCTACctacctagctagctagctcgATCTTTAGCAGATGTTGATCTCCTATGTATGTGTGGAAACCTAATTCAGGTGTTTTCATGCATTGCATGAGCTTTTTTAAAATAAAGGTTATGCATGTTTAGCTCAACGTCCATGGCAGGAGCTTGCTGGATTTCTGCTGTGCTTCCcctccatttcaaaggaaaaaGTTCATTTTAAACCCTAAACTCGTAGAGGTTTGGTGGAACGAACCTCCAAATCAaaatcccggtcgattgcacccTGAACTATACAATCTCGGTGTAAACTGAACCTTCGGGTCATTTTCCAAACAGGGATTGTCCACGTGCAACAGGATGACCGGAATTGGGGAACTCCTGGGCCGGCCTAGTTCACGGCAGCTCGTGCTGCGCGTTGCCGTAACAATTTTTTCGTTCACTATTTGTTttattctttttggtttttctgctttggttttttctttttgtttttttcgtttctaattctatttatattatttttcctatttatgatttttttaaattttactGTTTCATTTTCCCTATATTATACAAAGTTCATTGCGTGTTACCAAAGTGTTCATTGTATATTTAGGAAAAGTTCTTGGTATATTACAAAAAAGTTCATCATGCATTATAAAAATTTCATAGTATATTAGAAATTGTTCAATGAATATAAAGTGTTTTTCAAATTTGTTCAGTGGTATGTTAcacaaatgttcaatgtgtattagaAAATAGTTCAACGTATATTACAAATGTTCAATGCATATTCGAATTCTTTTCAACACATTATTTATTGTTTATTCCAAAATTTTCATcatatatttaaaaatgttaattctGTATAATTTAAAATGTTCAACGTATATTAAGAAAATTTTCAACGGAGAATACAAAACTTTCGTTGCGTAATCCAGAAATTTCCAAAATAAGTTTGATACTTAAAGCTTCACGCCGTGAATGCATCAGTTGAACTCACTGGTTCGGGTTGCAAGTTTCATCTTCTAACAAGTAGGTGGTCGCGAGTTTGAGTCGCTAACTCAGCACTTTTTCTGAATTTCTTTGCGCGCCTGAACTTCAATAGCTCCAAATGGCCCCGTTAACCTTTTTCCAAACCCGTGGACTTTTTTTATAATCTGTaacctttttttttcaaattcatgaacttttttctttTGAAAATATGGTTCACAAGGttctttcttttttgctatttCCTACTAAAATGGCCACCGGTTTTTACATACTTTTAaataatttgagcattcaaaaaaAATACGGGATTTGAAAACAATATGCAAATTTGGAAAAGTTTGGCGATTcaaaaaaaggttcatgaatttaagGAAAACAAGGAAaataggaaaaggaaaaggaaagaatagaaagaaaaaaaaaagaaaaaaaaaggagcaaGTGAACCGGACGCATGTGGTATCCTGTTGGTTAGTTGCATCGATCAGTAGCCGGGCGGTCCAGCGGGGAGCAAGGGTCTGCGCCCTTCggaatttttatttttgaataaaAAAACTAAAGCAGGCCGGCCCGCCAGACGAATCCCGGTTGATATTTGCCACATCAGCGCTTTTTTTTTAGAACCGCCCTCAAGGCCTTTATTCAATAATAAGACGGTTTACATCCGATTACACTAGGGCAATCAATGAAGCAGGGAAAACATCAAAAGAGATTACAGTTGAAGTACTAGCCAAACTCTCTCTGGCGCACCAGTGAGCTACCTTATTGGCCTCTCTACTAACATAATTGAGTCGTAAACCCTGAAAGTGTTGGAGATAGGATTTGATCTCGCTGATGATCGGGCTTCGTGTCGACCTGCACTCCGTTGCCATGTACACATTTATAACAGTTTTGCAGTCCGTCTCGACGGTCACCCGCGTCCAGCCCTTCTCCATAGCCAGACGCACAGCCTCCCTGACAGCTAGCAGTTCAGCGCAATACGGATCAGTCACCCCGGATAGCTTGCGGCCCCCGGCTAGCCTGAGCTCTCCGTCATGGCCCCGAGCCACCAGTCCGATCGCCGAGGAAACCCCATTCACGTCCACCACAGCGTCCGTATTGATTTTGCACCATCCCGCTTCCAGTGGTTTCCATCTCTCCTTCACAAGACTTCTCTCCTCGGCAACATCGGCCGGGATGTACAAAGCTTGGATGAGTTCCTTCACTAGGACCATCGACCTCCCGGGCTGACCTCCTCATGCGTGTATTTGTTTCTGCTTGACCAAATTGTCCACATGACTGAAATAATGATGGCCGCCCGGTCTCTCCCAATAAAGCTGGGATCAAGCAAGTCCCTCGACCACGTTGCTGGGTGTAGCCGTGGTGTCTTAAACTCGAAGAAATCTTCTGCCTCCCTCCAAAATAATTTTGCATGATCGCATGTAACCAGAGAATGAAACAGCGACTCCTCCTGGTTGCCGCACATTGGACATGTGTGATCTTCCCCTATATGTCGTCGGCATAACTCTTCGTTCGCCGGTAGGAACCCTTTGAGGACCCGCCACCAGAAAATTCGTATCTTGGGCTGCACCTTCAAGCGCCATAGTGATTTCCATACCTCCTCCCCCTGGGAGGAGCTGCCAATCTGATTCAGTTCACTTTCCCGGGATTCCAACAGCATCCGGTACGCTGATCGAACCGTGAACATCCCAGACCTCTCATAGCCCCATGCCCAAAAATCAGGTAAAGCTACCCGCGGCCTCGGCATATTAAGGATGGCTAGTGCATCCGGGGTAATGAAGGTTCTCTCAATAATTTCCTCATTCCATTCACCATCATCCGTCATCAAATCAGACACAAGGTGTATGGGATCACTTCCCATGTTGCACACTGGTTTGAAAGTATTGCTCCCTTGTATCCAGTTGTCATGCCATACTTCCGTAGTAGTTCCATCACCAACTCTACGGATTAAACCCTTCTTGAGCACCTCCCTGCCGGTGATTATCGCCTTCCACGCAGTGGAGGCGCTGGCCGGGCATTCTGCCTGCAAGAAATCTCCATCTGGGTAGTACCTGCCCTTAAGAACACGCGCGCATAAACTGTGTGGTTTATCCAGCAGTCGCCACGCCTGTTTGGCGAGCATTGCATCATTGAACAGCTCCAAATCCCGGAAAAGCAGAAAATAATGACAGGGTTCAATTTAGACCGGAATTGCGTAGTCCTGGGTGCAATCAATCGGGGATTTCGACTTTGAGGTTCGTTTCGCCCGACCTCTACAAGTTCAGGCTTTTAAATGGATTTTCCCCCATTTCACACTAGCCTCATCTCGTTGCTGGCTGACGGTGCATGCTAGctgcatgcatgtacatgcatctTCTGAAATAGAGTGATTGGTTTGGATTCAAGTGCAGAATATAGGCAAATGGGTGCTAGCTGTGCATATTAATTGCCTCCGTTCAATGTCGATTTCTTCAGTGTACTACTGCTAGTGTCGATTGATGCATTGGTTTGAGTTTGGCTTAGTCAGGTAGGTTTAGTAGTAGATACTAACTCACTTTTTAGATTAATTTGACATGGGTTTGATGAATATGTAATACTCCCTCagtcccaaaatataagacgtcTTTTGGTATAAAGAGAAAGCGGGAGTAGCTAACAGGATATGTTTAACCTGTTTTAACATATTTGATTGATAGTTGAAAAGGGCAAAGTATTTAGGGCATCAATTTTAATTTGACATGTGGATTTGATCTTCAATTTGATATGTTGTAGGCTATGTTGTTCAATTTGATGTTTGGAAGTTTGTAGCGATTTAGTATGCAGTGTGATCAAGATCAAGTAGTTTGGTTGTTTGTTGTTCGTTTAAAATAATGTTTtagcatgtttgaacaacctaaaaTAGGGCAGCTGTTGAAGAACAATTTTGAGTGCCCTAAATTTTACTCCAACAACCTTTTTTTGTACCCTAGAGTAGGCTAACTATTGAAGATGGTCTAAGCCCACCGAAGGTCGGTGTCGTCGTCTCCTTGCTTAGAATAGCAATGCAGAAAAATGCATAGCAATCACGCAACGCTCCACCCTTTACAAATCGGTTCAGCGGTAGCATTGGACGCGAGCTACCTAGCATACATTGCTTACGAGACACGAGCGCCGGTCCTTGGTGACTACTAATATATATTAGAGTATTGAGTAATGCTACATCTGCAAAGATTTACTTAAAGATTTTACGTACAAACTGATGTGAAGGATTGTGATTGGTAATAGGGGGATGAGGGGGCCCACCCCACTAAAATTCAGGGAGGGAGAGAGAATTCCTTTGGAAGGTTAAGTAAACCATTGTAGGTCTTTTTAGGTCTAGCATTATTGTGAGAGTATTTGgtatatcttttgtcctaccttatCTCGACCAAGACATCTTGTCCTTCAAGACATATATATATAAACACAATATAGCCTTGCCCACGAGGGCTCGAACGATTCCACCAATTCTCTTACAGCGCTAGACTAGTTCGTTCGAGCTCGAGCACCGCTGCACTCTCCTCGGCTCCTCCTTCGAGTCTCCAGTCTCCACCACTGCCATCCTGGAGTTGCCAACTCCCATGGCGCTCTCCCGCCGCCTTCTCCTATTCCTCTCCCTCGTCGCCATCACGGCGGGCACCGGCACCTCCGAGATGATCGTGACAAGGTGCTATCCGCCGCCGACGCCCACTGTCAACGGCAGCACCAGCGCGTTCCGCCGCGATCTCCTCTCGCTACTCGACGCCCTCCCCTCGGCCGCCGCGTGGACGGGCTTCGCCTCCATGCGGACCGGCGGCTCGTTCGCCCGCGGCCTCTGCTTCGGCGACCCCGCGCCGGACTCGTGCTTCCGCTGCCTGTCCGACGTCGGCAGGAAGATCACCGACCTGTGCGACGACGCTAGCCGGCGCGCGGGCTTCCTGAACGACGGCTGCTTCCTGGGCTACGCCGACAGCAACGTGTCCTCCGACAACGACATCGGTGGCGTGTCATTCTCCGGCGACACCATCCCGCGCATCGACGCCGTCGACGTGCAGAAGCTCGCGGCCGTGGCGCGGTCCTTGGTCCCGCGGTCCGTGAACGGCCAGGTGGCCGCCGGCGACGCGACTGCCACGGCGAGCAACGGCGACACGGTGCGCGTGCTGGCACAGTGCGCGACGGACCGCGCCCCAGCGGAGTGCGCCCGGTGCCTGCAGGATTCGTCGCTGCAGATGGCCAAGAGCTGGGGCCTCACGCGCAGCGCCAGCACCGTGCAGGCGGTTCTCGGCTCGAACTGCTACCTCCGCTTCGAGATATCGGCACCGCCTGTGGGAGAGAAGATTCGTGAGTAGTGCTACAGTCTACATAACTCCAGCCGGTAAATTTCATGGCGATTCTGTCTCTAACTTGTGATGCGCTGCGCTGTAGGGAGGATCGTAAAGGGTCACATCGTCCTGACTGTGTGCATTGGCTTCATCGTCGCCGTAGCCGTAGCCGTAGCCGTCGCCGTGCTGGTGGTGGTGAGAAGAAAGGCCGGGAATACAGCAGCACCAGGTATGTACCCCCTCTGTCCCTAGTGCTATGTTTTGGCCTCGTTGTTGGGAAATTGGCCTAATTGTTGAGAAATATACATCTGCAATATTAACACATCTATTTTATCTCCAGCGGCGGAAGGGAAGCCATGATCTGACCGGGGAGGCTTGCTCCGGTGCATCCCCTAACTCAATTTTCTAGGGGTATTCTTGACCCCCGCCATCTATTTTTTCTCCGGCCCGCCGCTGCCCATATCCAAGCCCCGTAGCCCATATCCAAGCCCCGTATAACCCATATGACCCATACGTATGTATACGGTGACATCCCGAAAAAAAAGGATGACACGACTCCACGACCAGGTAGGACCTGCCGACGGCCGATCCATCAATCACGCAGCTCCATCATTCACGCAGCTCCTCCATCATTCTGGTGAGGTTCTGTAGGAATATCGGCGGCAGCGATCTTATCGCCGGCGATCTCGTCCGAGAGCGCGCGCGGCACCGTCGTCAACCTCCAGCGCTCGCAGGTACCGCATCCCGTTTCCACACGTTTGTCTCGCTCGCGGCAGCATCAAACGAACTGCCGCTGTTTTCGTCgtagtggttaacctagcggggcGGGCAACCTAGCTTTCTGGCGGTCCAGGCCATCGCAGATCTTGTTCTGGTAGTGCTGCTCGTCGTGATATACAAGTGATCACGCGGGCTAAAGTGGGTTTCTTCTTTCTAGGGTTAACCTAGCGTCGGTTGCCGTCGGTTGTGTGCACGACGGCTCCGTTATTTGATGCGGCGGCTTACCTAGGTATCCGGCGA
This region of Triticum aestivum cultivar Chinese Spring chromosome 2D, IWGSC CS RefSeq v2.1, whole genome shotgun sequence genomic DNA includes:
- the LOC123055875 gene encoding plasmodesmata-located protein 5-like, translated to MALSRRLLLFLSLVAITAGTGTSEMIVTRCYPPPTPTVNGSTSAFRRDLLSLLDALPSAAAWTGFASMRTGGSFARGLCFGDPAPDSCFRCLSDVGRKITDLCDDASRRAGFLNDGCFLGYADSNVSSDNDIGGVSFSGDTIPRIDAVDVQKLAAVARSLVPRSVNGQVAAGDATATASNGDTVRVLAQCATDRAPAECARCLQDSSLQMAKSWGLTRSASTVQAVLGSNCYLRFEISAPPVGEKIRRIVKGHIVLTVCIGFIVAVAVAVAVAVLVVVRRKAGNTAAPGISAAAILSPAISSESARGTVVNLQRSQRGGQPSFLAVQAIADLVLVVLLVVIYK